CTGGGTCACGTTATTCGTCTTCTGGGAGCTCATGGCGATCTCATCGCTTTTCGTCATCTGGAATGGGCGGTCTTCTCGGTCGGGTGCGGCGGGCAATCGGTATCTTCTGGTGCACATCTCGGGGGGCTCGCTGCTGTTTGCCGGCATCTTGGTCCTTCTCGATGGGGGAGGCTCGCTCCAGATTGAGCCCTTGACGGTCGCGCCGACCGACCCGCTCGCTTTCTGGCTGATTCTCCTTGGCGTTTCCGTCAATGCCGCGATCCCGCCGCTCCACGCCTGGCTCACGGACGCCTACCCGGAAGCTTCCGTAACCGGCAGCGTCTTTCTAAGCGCCTTCACCACGAAGACCGCCGTCTACGTGCTCATACGCGTCTTCCCCGGCGCGGACATCCTCGTGGGGGCCGGCGTCGTCATGGCGCTCTATGGCGTCGTCTATGCCGTGCTCGAGAACGACATCCGCAGACTTCTCGCCTACCATATCGTGAGCCAAGTGGGCTACATGGTCGCGGGCGTCGGTATGGGCACGGCACTGGCTCTCGACGGCGCGACGGCCCATGCGTTCAGCCATATCCTTTACAAGGCGCTGCTCTTCATGGGGGCGGGCGCGGTGCTTCACGCGACCGGCCTGCGTAAGCTGACCGACCTCGGTGGCATCGCGACGGACATGAAGCTCGTGGTTCTCCTCTACACCGTGGGAGCCTTCTCCATTTCCGGGGTCCCTCTGTTCAACGGGTTCATCAGCAAGTCCATGGTCATCTCCGCCGCCATGGAATCTCACCGACCCGTCGTCGAGCTTCTGCTGACTCTGGCGAGCGTCGGCACCTTTCTTCACACCGGACTCAAGCTCCCGTATTTCACGTTCTTTGGCCCTCGGAAATCGATCGACATCGCTCCCCTGCCGCTCAACATGCTCGTCGGCATGGGCGTCGCCGCATTGCTCTGCACCGCTTTCGGCGTGGCGCCTTCGTTGCTCTACCGGGTGCTTCCCTACGCCTCCGACTATCACCCCTATACTCTCGACCACGTGCTGTCCTCGATACAGCTCCTTTTGGGTACCGCCATCGCGTTCTTCCTGCTCCTCTCGAAGCTCGGCGGTGAGCCAACGATGAGCCTGGACACCGACTGGATCTATCGGCGTCCCCTCAAGAGCGTCGTTTCTGCGGTGGTTGCCGCGTCCCGCAGCGCCGGCGCCGAGCTTCAATCTCTGGGGAGCGCGATCGTCGAGAAGGCAAGGTCGATGCTGGGGGCGGCCGGCACCACCGAGATTCGCGAGGAATCGGACCCCTTCCGGTTTCGTTCCCCTATCGGCGTAACCGTCTTCTGGATCGTCGTCTACTTCACCGCGCTGGCGCTTGCAGCCCTGGCGCGCCAGCTCGGCACGGGACCTTAGCGATTATGGTTTTGTCGAGCTTCCGCCGTCGAGCTCGGGAGGAGTATATTCCGGGTCGATCGCGTGGACCTGTTTCAAGAGCGATGCCGCTCGGGCGTTCAAGCCTTCCGCTTGATAAACCGCCGCGAGGGTTCCCAGGTACTCGAGGTTGGAAGCATCGAGCTCCGCGGCTTTCCGGAGGTCCTTCACCGCGTCCTTGCGCCATTTCCGATTCTGCATGAGCGCCCGGGCGCGGAGAAAGTAGTACTGCGCTTCGCTGTCGTCGGCGGCGATTGCCTGTTTGCAAAGCTGGATCGTCTCCCAGAAGTCTTGCAGATCGAAGGCACGCAACGCTCGGTCGTAGAGCGTGCGGGCATAATGTCGTTTGTCGAAGCTCTTGGTGTCCTCGGCCACCGGCTGGACTCGTGGGCGTTCCTTCGACGGCGCCCGCGAGGTCGGTG
The DNA window shown above is from Vicinamibacteria bacterium and carries:
- a CDS encoding Na(+)/H(+) antiporter subunit D — its product is MTALHPAFVLFITALLAALTASGTRRVVVVLGSVIALLSWTGLDFSSRLDVNFGDYRLSLLHVDPLSLVFGLVFALVAFIGAIYALHLDRRSETVATLAYAGSSLGVVFAGDWVTLFVFWELMAISSLFVIWNGRSSRSGAAGNRYLLVHISGGSLLFAGILVLLDGGGSLQIEPLTVAPTDPLAFWLILLGVSVNAAIPPLHAWLTDAYPEASVTGSVFLSAFTTKTAVYVLIRVFPGADILVGAGVVMALYGVVYAVLENDIRRLLAYHIVSQVGYMVAGVGMGTALALDGATAHAFSHILYKALLFMGAGAVLHATGLRKLTDLGGIATDMKLVVLLYTVGAFSISGVPLFNGFISKSMVISAAMESHRPVVELLLTLASVGTFLHTGLKLPYFTFFGPRKSIDIAPLPLNMLVGMGVAALLCTAFGVAPSLLYRVLPYASDYHPYTLDHVLSSIQLLLGTAIAFFLLLSKLGGEPTMSLDTDWIYRRPLKSVVSAVVAASRSAGAELQSLGSAIVEKARSMLGAAGTTEIREESDPFRFRSPIGVTVFWIVVYFTALALAALARQLGTGP